Genomic window (Primulina eburnea isolate SZY01 chromosome 8, ASM2296580v1, whole genome shotgun sequence):
GCGAAGAAGAAGCCCGATGTTCGTGTTTCCAATGGGAAGATCTCACTTGGAATCAACCAGCCGAGAGGACCCCACGACCAGGCGAAACCCGAGACAAAAACGCAGATCAGGAACATGACTATCCAGGCATAGAGCTTAGGTATGGCGTTTGTCGAGTGCAAGTTGGTTGCAAGAATTGCTCCGGTCAAACCCtgcatataaatttatttatgtatcaTAAAAATCACGGTAAAAGGGATTATTCTTGTGCTGATTAAGAATTTACCTGAGAAATAAGCATTTGGATGGCGGCTTCAATAAGTAAAAATCTTCTTCCAATTTTATCAACTCCGAAGATCGCAACCAAAGTCGAAAGACAATTAATAGAACCAGTGACAACAGCTGACAGCAAAGATACGTTTCCCCCAAATCCCATAGTCTGAAAGAGGACGGGAGCATAAAACATTATCACATTAATCCCTGTAAACTGCTGGAATACTTGCATAATCGTGCCGCAGAACAGTTGTGGAAAGCTGGATCGTTTCATCAAGTTCCTAAAAGGGTGCTTGATCTTCTTGGCAGTTTCTGTGGCTCGCAGAATTTCATCGTACTCCTTTTCAACATCTTCTACACCTCGGATTTTCTTGAGAACCCTTAAGCCTTCTTCCGTCTGGTCACGCTCGATTAGGCTAGCGGGTGTTTCAACAATGAGAAGGGAGCCTAGACCGAGGAAAATGGCTGGCAGTGCAGCACCACCGAGAGATATTCTCCAGCCATAAGGATGGATATTCGATGTCAAATAGTTTACTATATTTGCAATCAAAATGCCAACGGTGATAAGCATCTGAAAGCATATGTTTAGGCCTCCCCTGTATTTTGCAGGAGCAATTTCTGATATAAACAGTGGCACTGCCTGCAATCAAAAAgttttttaataaaacaaaacgtTATAATACATATTAAGTGTTATTTTGATTggaatatgtatatatatgtacctGGTTCCCGAACCCAACACCAGCACCCAAACAAAGACGACCGATTATAAGCATGGGAAGATTCACCGCAGCGGCGTTGAGAATAACTCCGACGAAGAAGAAGGCGGCGGCCATCTGCATGGTGCGTTTGCGGCCCAACTTCTTGCAACAAAAAGATGCCAGGAAACTGCACACCACAGCTGCTAAGTATAAAGAAGAGGTGAAGAGTTGAAGCTTCTGGTTATTATATTTGCAGTAGTTGTCTTCTTTAACTCTATGCTTCTTTTCGTAAACATCTGGGAAGAACTTCAACAAGAAATCATCCATGGACGTCACTCCTCCTGCACAGTACGCAATTGAATTATTAAATAACATGAATAGTTTAATTTAATCGTTAGTTCTTTTATTTACTTATAGATTACGTACCAGATATACCAATATCGTATCCAAACATGAGACCTCCGAAGGCAGCGATGATTGAACATACGACCACCTGTTTGGTGAGCTTGGCCGGGAAGT
Coding sequences:
- the LOC140837934 gene encoding sugar transport protein 8-like, which gives rise to MAPPITSVLKGGGDVNFPAKLTKQVVVCSIIAAFGGLMFGYDIGISGGVTSMDDFLLKFFPDVYEKKHRVKEDNYCKYNNQKLQLFTSSLYLAAVVCSFLASFCCKKLGRKRTMQMAAAFFFVGVILNAAAVNLPMLIIGRLCLGAGVGFGNQAVPLFISEIAPAKYRGGLNICFQMLITVGILIANIVNYLTSNIHPYGWRISLGGAALPAIFLGLGSLLIVETPASLIERDQTEEGLRVLKKIRGVEDVEKEYDEILRATETAKKIKHPFRNLMKRSSFPQLFCGTIMQVFQQFTGINVIMFYAPVLFQTMGFGGNVSLLSAVVTGSINCLSTLVAIFGVDKIGRRFLLIEAAIQMLISQGLTGAILATNLHSTNAIPKLYAWIVMFLICVFVSGFAWSWGPLGWLIPSEIFPLETRTSGFFFAVSTNMICTFIIAQAFLTMLCHMRSGIFFFFAAWIVVMGSFAAFLLPETKGIPIDEMNERAWKKHWFWRRFFDDGVESQV